In Monodelphis domestica isolate mMonDom1 chromosome 4, mMonDom1.pri, whole genome shotgun sequence, one DNA window encodes the following:
- the IFNLR1 gene encoding interferon lambda receptor 1, which translates to MAKSSLWAPLLLCLLRPAPGSPELALPQNVTLLSRNFRVYLTWLPGPNYPLNVTYVVHYQSFENETNWKKAKHCLRIAIRECDLTCLKHLDPFLKFKGRVRAVVQGTYSLWAESKYLEYFIDVEPAPPILTWILTEKTLIVNATNELPSCAYLMNLKYKVEFWKEGSPNKTETQVRFHEMAVINLPPASTGRYCLRARTVYVLITPKYSEFTKPVCFLLGTSGTQDGILALVLLVFLPIIILIFCMCFLKKVYFQKAKMPQSLDFPGYRWPVKILELTRQESFRDLFICPKTSLEQKRPCAGSRGPSIAPPSEMEDHETEEESKEGDSEDSDDSGTFEAYLEIAPIKSLMIRMAKTKTETQSLESLESLTHHPQGDFSPDTSDSKNESESFWKQSGVINYLIKDPLCEDGLALPPPVFMKKSELVEESSKGDLSSRDSLVPLGPTSPGLVFIPEEPLVSLKTLIINMDRGTQDRSEEEEEEEEEEEEEENCLMKDTSGGNEVEGPWSEYPKRPKVSNYQHYRLH; encoded by the exons GGAGCCCAGAGTTGGCCCTTCCACAGAATGTCACCCTCCTTTCCCGAAACTTCCGTGTGTACCTGACGTGGCTCCCAGGACCCAACTATCCCCTCAACGTGACTTACGTGGTACATTACCAGAG ctttgaaaatgagacaaactgGAAGAAGGCCAAACACTGCTTAAGGATTGCCATCAGGGAGTGTGACCTCACCTGCCTGAAGCATCTGGATCCATTCTTAAAATTCAAAGGGCGAGTCCGAGCAGTGGTGCAGGGGACCTACTCTCTGTGGGCAGAATCCAAGTACCTGGAATATTTCATCGATG TGGAACCAGCCCCACCCATACTGACCTGGATACTGACAGAGAAGACCTTAATCGTCAATGCCACCAATGAGTTACCCTCGTGTGCTTATCTTATGAACCTGAAATATAAGGTGGAATTCTGGAAAGAAGGGAGCCCAAACAAG ACTGAGACCCAGGTCAGGTTCCATGAGATGGCAGTGATCAATCTCCCCCCAGCTTCTACTGGACGCTACTGCCTGAGGGCCAGGACAGTCTATGTCCTAATCACCCCCAAGTACAGCGAGTTCACCAAACCAGTCTGCTTCCTGCTGGGGACCTCAG GAACCCAGGATGGGATCCTGGCCTTAGTGCTGCTAGTCTTCCTGCCCATTATCATTCTCATCTTCTGTATGTGCTTCCTGAAGAAAGTCTATTTCCAGAAGGCAAAGATGCCACAGAGCCTG GACTTTCCTGGGTACAGATGGCCAGTGAAAATCTTGGAACTAACCAGACAAGAGTCTTTCAGGGATTTGTTCATCTGCCCCAAGACTAGTTTGGAGCAGAAAAGACCATGTGCAGGATCCAGAGGCCCAAGCATCGCTCCCCCATCGGAGATGGAGGACCACGAGACTGAGGAAGAAAGCAAAGAGGGAGACTCTGAGGATTCTGATGATAGCGGAACCTTTGAAGCTTACCTTGAAATAGCTCCCATCAAAAGCCTGATGATTAGAATggcaaaaacaaagacagagacacagagtttGGAGTCTCTGGAGTCCTTGACACATCATCCACAGGGTGATTTCTCCCCAGACACTTCAGACAGTAAAAATGAGTCTGAGTCTTTCTGGAAACAATCAGGtgtcattaattatttaattaaggaTCCTCTCTGTGAGGATGGCCTGGCTCTGCCACCACCCGTGTTCATGAAGAAGTCAGAGCTTGTGGAAGAGTCTTCCAAGGGTGATTTGTCTTCCAGGGACTCCCTAGTGCCCTTGGGCCCCACTTCCCCTGGGCTGGTGTTCATCCCTGAGGAACCCCTGGTTTCTCTGAAGACATTGATCATTAACATGGACAGAGGGACTCAGGACAGatctgaggaagaggaggaagaagaggaagaggaggaagaggaagagaattgtCTTATGAAGGACACAAGTGGTGGCAATGAGGTGGAGGGCCCTTGGAGTGAGTACCCCAAGAGGCCTAAAGTCTCAAATTACCAGCACTATAGACTTCACTGA
- the IL22RA1 gene encoding interleukin-22 receptor subunit alpha-1 isoform X2 gives MKWLLVFLIISIPNVYNAEESPKLLQNLRFHSSNFENILKWDSIQGSPPDTVYNVQYKRYGDPKWKNKDECQNITETSCNLTYETRDTDEQYFAKVTASSRGQRNIQEWRQTPRFSACRDTLIKPPLVTCIPNVRSVRLVVHPSPTALWTSDGHSQTLEEIFPDLFYRLQLHINHTYQMHLEGKKKEYEFFGLAPDTEYQGVTTISIPTPFKESPPYTCRVRTLADRTWIYSFSGVSLFTMGFLVAVLCYLSYRYVKKPPKQPNSLDSPLHPVCPSTSQGAMDEPKSRSTVVSWIRVRVVKWIKHWTWSQEDMGSNPISPTH, from the exons ATGAAGTGGTTACTAGTTTTCCTGATCATCAGCATCCCAAATG TATACAATGCAGAGGAGAGTCCTAAGCTTCTTCAGAACCTGAGGTTCCACTCAAGCAACTTTGAAAACATCTTGAAATGGGACAGCATCCAGGGAAGCCCCCCAGACACAGTCTACAACGTGCAGTATAAAAG GTATGGAGACCCCAAATGGAAGAACAAGGATGAGTGTCAGAACATCACTGAGACATCATGCAACCTGACCTATGAGACCAGAGACACCGACGAGCAGTACTTTGCCAAGGTGACCGCCTCGAGCCGAGGCCAGAGAAACATCCAGGAGTGGAGACAGACGCCGAGGTTCAGTGCCTGCCGAGACA CACTCATTAAGCCGCCCCTGGTGACCTGCATCCCCAATGTCAGGTCGGTCCGCCTCGTTGTGCATCCCTCGCCCACCGCCCTCTGGACCAGCGACGGCCACTCCCAGACTCTGGAAGAGATCTTCCCAGACCTGTTCTATCGCCTCCAGCTGCACATCAATCATACTTACCAAATG CACTTGGAAGGcaagaagaaagaatatgaattcttTGGCCTGGCCCCAGACACAGAGTACCAGGGGGTCACCACGATTTCCATCCCAACCCCTTTCAAGGAGAGCCCTCCCTACACATGTCGAGTGAGGACCCTGGCAG ACCGGACATGGATTTATTCCTTCTCAGGGGTGTCTCTGTTCACAATGGGCTTCCTTGTAGCTGTGCTTTGTTACCTGAGCTACCGATATGTCAAGAAGCCTCCCAAGCAACCCAACTCACTG GACAGCCCCCTCCACCCTGTTTGTCCCAGCACGTCTCAAGGAGCTATGGATGAGCCCAAGAGCAGGTCAACAGTGGTGTCCTGGATCAGAGTCAGAGTGGTGAagtggataaaacactggacttggagtcaggaagacatgggttcaaatcccatctctcccACTCATTAA
- the IL22RA1 gene encoding interleukin-22 receptor subunit alpha-1 isoform X1, whose translation MKWLLVFLIISIPNVYNAEESPKLLQNLRFHSSNFENILKWDSIQGSPPDTVYNVQYKRYGDPKWKNKDECQNITETSCNLTYETRDTDEQYFAKVTASSRGQRNIQEWRQTPRFSACRDTLIKPPLVTCIPNVRSVRLVVHPSPTALWTSDGHSQTLEEIFPDLFYRLQLHINHTYQMHLEGKKKEYEFFGLAPDTEYQGVTTISIPTPFKESPPYTCRVRTLADRTWIYSFSGVSLFTMGFLVAVLCYLSYRYVKKPPKQPNSLDVQRVLTFQPLRFIQEHILVPAIDFSSSGGLVPPIQYSQVKVPGPREALGAPLPSGLPEITYLGQSEIPIPILLAHQALPPPSYAPQTILDVGPPSYAPQVVPETKPPTYAPQTLSDPWPPSYGACMEGSGEEISPHQDLNGTKGQPQPNQTRTGPNSQTEELQQNSRREEFFHQPPGLRKEQLPSRVLPLVHPTGPLESVAPGYLSNQISLLSSVQVEDQPFSLPSTPSLLFQPREEMGEAWSLLDSVVCPKDELSPPGPERSCLAQASPEFDRLFRDLDLTVQWEP comes from the exons ATGAAGTGGTTACTAGTTTTCCTGATCATCAGCATCCCAAATG TATACAATGCAGAGGAGAGTCCTAAGCTTCTTCAGAACCTGAGGTTCCACTCAAGCAACTTTGAAAACATCTTGAAATGGGACAGCATCCAGGGAAGCCCCCCAGACACAGTCTACAACGTGCAGTATAAAAG GTATGGAGACCCCAAATGGAAGAACAAGGATGAGTGTCAGAACATCACTGAGACATCATGCAACCTGACCTATGAGACCAGAGACACCGACGAGCAGTACTTTGCCAAGGTGACCGCCTCGAGCCGAGGCCAGAGAAACATCCAGGAGTGGAGACAGACGCCGAGGTTCAGTGCCTGCCGAGACA CACTCATTAAGCCGCCCCTGGTGACCTGCATCCCCAATGTCAGGTCGGTCCGCCTCGTTGTGCATCCCTCGCCCACCGCCCTCTGGACCAGCGACGGCCACTCCCAGACTCTGGAAGAGATCTTCCCAGACCTGTTCTATCGCCTCCAGCTGCACATCAATCATACTTACCAAATG CACTTGGAAGGcaagaagaaagaatatgaattcttTGGCCTGGCCCCAGACACAGAGTACCAGGGGGTCACCACGATTTCCATCCCAACCCCTTTCAAGGAGAGCCCTCCCTACACATGTCGAGTGAGGACCCTGGCAG ACCGGACATGGATTTATTCCTTCTCAGGGGTGTCTCTGTTCACAATGGGCTTCCTTGTAGCTGTGCTTTGTTACCTGAGCTACCGATATGTCAAGAAGCCTCCCAAGCAACCCAACTCACTG GATGTCCAGAGAGTACTGACTTTTCAGCCACTGAGATTCATCCAGGAGCATATTTTGGTCCCAGCCATTGACTTCAGCAGTTCTGGGGGCCTGGTTCCCCCTATCCAATACTCCCAGGTGAAGGTGCCTGGGCCCAGGGAGGCCCTGGGAGCTCCATTGCCTTCTGGCCTGCCTGAAATCACCTACCTTGGACAGAGCGAGATACCCATCCCTATCCTCTTGGCTCACCAGGCACTTCCCCCACCATCCTATGCCCCTCAGACAATCCTAGATGTGGGACCCCCTTCTTATGCCCCACAAGTGGTTCCTGAGACAAAGCCCCCAACCTATGCCCCTCAGACCCTCTCTGATCCATGGCCCCCATCTTATGGGGCCTGCATGGAGGGCTCAGGGGAAGAAATATCCCCACACCAGGACTTGAATGGGACCAAAGGCCAACCTCAGCCCAACCAGACCCGAACTGGACCAAATTCCCAGACAGAAGAACTCCAGCAGAACTCCAGAAGAGAAGAGTTCTTCCATCAGCCCCCAGGACTCCGGAAAGAACAGCTGCCCAGCCGAGTCCTGCCCCTGGTTCACCCAACTGGGCCACTGGAATCAGTAGCTCCAGGATACTTGAGCAACCAAATCTCTTTACTTTCCTCTGTCCAGGTGGAAGACCagcccttttccctcccctccaccccttccctccTATTTCAACCCAGGGAGGAGATGGGGGAAGCCTGGAGCCTCCTAGATTCTGTAGTGTGTCCCAAGGATGAGCTTTCTCCTCCAGGACCTGAAAGGAGCTGCCTAGCACAGGCTTCTCCAGAGTTTGATAGGCTCTTCAGAGACTTGGACCTCACAGTACAGTGGGAGCCTTGA